The Microbacterium horticulturae genome has a window encoding:
- a CDS encoding aldo/keto reductase, translating into MTEEPRFRDDVRDIHRPYTAADDRYSGMEYRQVGTSGLFLPPVSLGLWWNFGDNIPFDRQRDLLRHAFDNGITHFDLANNYGPPYGTAETNFGRMLREDFRPYRDELIISSKAGWDMWPGPYGDLGSRKYILASADQSLTRMGLEYVDIFYSHRADPLTPLEETIGALDTLVRSGKALYVGISSYSAERTIEAKAIARSLGTPLVIHQPSYSILNRWVEDGLTGALTQEGMGAIAFTPLAQGLLTSKYLGDGTAERAQQRSSLPGGRLSDTALAALRGLDVIAKERGQTLAQMALQWVLRDGVVASALIGASRPAQLDENLEAVSGPAFDTEELERIDALSDSVDVDLWAESTQL; encoded by the coding sequence ATGACCGAAGAACCTCGCTTCCGCGACGACGTCCGCGACATCCATCGTCCGTACACGGCCGCCGATGACCGGTACTCCGGCATGGAGTACCGGCAAGTGGGAACGTCGGGGCTGTTCCTCCCGCCGGTCTCGCTCGGCCTGTGGTGGAACTTCGGCGACAACATCCCGTTCGACCGTCAGCGTGATCTCCTGCGCCACGCGTTCGACAATGGGATCACGCACTTCGACCTGGCGAACAACTACGGCCCGCCGTATGGAACGGCGGAGACGAACTTCGGGCGGATGCTGCGCGAGGACTTCCGCCCGTACCGCGACGAGTTGATCATCTCGTCGAAGGCCGGATGGGACATGTGGCCGGGCCCCTACGGCGACCTCGGCAGCCGCAAGTACATCCTGGCCAGCGCCGACCAGTCGCTGACGCGGATGGGGCTGGAATACGTCGACATCTTCTACTCGCACCGCGCTGACCCGCTCACGCCTCTGGAGGAGACGATCGGGGCGCTCGATACGCTGGTGCGCTCCGGCAAGGCCCTGTACGTGGGTATTTCGTCGTACAGCGCCGAGCGCACGATCGAGGCGAAGGCCATAGCGCGCAGCCTCGGGACGCCGCTGGTCATCCATCAGCCGTCATACTCGATTCTCAACCGGTGGGTGGAAGACGGCTTGACCGGCGCGCTGACGCAGGAGGGGATGGGCGCGATCGCCTTCACTCCGCTGGCACAGGGGCTGCTGACCTCGAAGTACCTGGGCGACGGCACCGCCGAGCGGGCTCAGCAGCGCTCGTCCCTGCCGGGCGGTCGGCTGTCGGACACGGCGCTCGCCGCCCTGCGGGGGCTCGACGTCATCGCGAAGGAGCGCGGGCAGACACTCGCGCAGATGGCGCTGCAGTGGGTGCTGCGCGACGGTGTCGTCGCATCGGCGCTGATCGGGGCATCCCGGCCGGCGCAGCTGGACGAGAACCTGGAGGCGGTGTCGGGGCCCGCGTTCGACACCGAAGAGCTCGAGCGGATCGACGCGCTCTCGGATTCCGTCGACGTCGATCTGTGGGCGGAGTCGACCCAGCTGTGA
- the rsmA gene encoding 16S rRNA (adenine(1518)-N(6)/adenine(1519)-N(6))-dimethyltransferase RsmA, producing MPVTLLGAAEIRALAADLDVTPTKKLGQNFVVDANTVRRIVHVARVEAGERVVEVGPGLGSLTLAILETGATVTAVEIDHRLAARLPETAAAHDVPDGALTVVDADALRVTDLPGEPTVLVANLPYNVSVPVLLHFLETFPALQRGVVMVQAEVGERLAAAPGSKVYGSPSAKAAWYGRWRLAGTVSRQVFWPVPNVDSVLVAFERDEVPRGTDAARRRTFEIIDAAFGQRRKMLRQSLAGVLGGSAAAASAVLEAADVAPTDRAEQLGIDQFVRIADVA from the coding sequence ATGCCCGTGACACTGCTGGGCGCGGCCGAGATCCGTGCCCTGGCCGCCGATCTCGACGTGACGCCCACCAAGAAGCTCGGCCAGAACTTCGTCGTCGATGCCAATACGGTGCGTCGCATCGTGCACGTGGCGCGCGTCGAGGCAGGCGAGCGTGTCGTCGAAGTGGGGCCCGGGCTCGGCTCGCTGACGCTTGCGATCCTCGAGACGGGGGCGACGGTCACCGCCGTCGAGATCGACCACCGGCTCGCCGCGCGGTTGCCCGAGACGGCCGCGGCGCACGACGTGCCCGACGGCGCCCTGACGGTGGTCGATGCCGACGCGCTGCGTGTCACGGACCTGCCCGGTGAGCCGACCGTGCTCGTGGCGAACCTGCCCTACAACGTCTCGGTACCGGTGCTGTTGCACTTCCTCGAGACGTTCCCCGCCCTGCAGCGGGGTGTGGTCATGGTGCAGGCCGAGGTGGGCGAGCGTCTCGCTGCCGCGCCGGGCTCGAAGGTCTACGGCTCGCCCAGCGCGAAGGCGGCGTGGTACGGACGGTGGCGGCTTGCCGGCACGGTATCCCGCCAGGTGTTCTGGCCCGTCCCGAACGTGGACAGCGTGCTGGTGGCGTTCGAGCGCGACGAGGTGCCGCGAGGGACGGATGCCGCACGCCGACGCACGTTCGAGATCATCGACGCCGCCTTCGGGCAGCGCCGCAAGATGCTGCGCCAGTCGCTCGCGGGAGTGCTCGGAGGCTCGGCTGCTGCCGCGTCGGCGGTGCTCGAGGCCGCGGACGTCGCGCCCACGGACCGGGCCGAGCAGCTCGGAATCGACCAGTTCGTGCGCATCGCCGACGTCGCTTGA
- a CDS encoding 4-(cytidine 5'-diphospho)-2-C-methyl-D-erythritol kinase, translated as MTERVHARAPGKINVFFQVGAPGADGYHEVASAYQAVSLYEDVWATPDDDVTIEVSGPVELSGVPLDDRNLAVRAARLLAAEIGYDGGVHLQVHKTVPVAGGMGGGSADAAAALVACDALWGAGLPTGELLRLGAELGADVPFALMGGTAVGTGRGDQLSPALARGRFDWVLVVSEEGMSTPEVYAELDEYRAGAAPHIPPTPARPAVQPAVLQAIRQGDARMLAAASDNDLTPAVLRLRPTLDDLIDLGLREDAMTALVSGSGPTVAFLVEGEQAALELQVALSAAGHEALHVHGPVPGARVLPE; from the coding sequence GTGACCGAACGCGTGCATGCGCGCGCCCCCGGAAAGATCAACGTGTTCTTTCAGGTGGGTGCGCCGGGCGCCGACGGCTACCATGAGGTCGCTTCGGCCTATCAGGCGGTTTCGCTGTACGAGGACGTGTGGGCGACGCCCGATGACGACGTGACGATCGAGGTCAGTGGGCCGGTCGAGCTGTCGGGCGTTCCGCTGGATGATCGCAATCTCGCCGTGCGCGCGGCGCGCCTGCTCGCCGCCGAGATCGGGTACGACGGCGGCGTGCACCTGCAAGTGCACAAGACGGTCCCCGTGGCCGGCGGAATGGGCGGAGGATCGGCGGATGCCGCGGCCGCCCTCGTCGCCTGCGACGCCCTGTGGGGCGCCGGCCTGCCGACCGGGGAGCTGCTGAGGCTCGGCGCGGAACTCGGTGCGGACGTTCCGTTCGCGCTCATGGGCGGCACCGCGGTGGGTACCGGTCGGGGTGATCAGCTGAGCCCTGCGCTGGCCCGGGGCCGATTCGACTGGGTGCTCGTGGTCAGCGAAGAGGGGATGTCGACGCCCGAGGTGTACGCGGAGCTCGACGAGTACCGGGCGGGGGCGGCACCGCACATCCCGCCGACGCCCGCGCGACCCGCGGTGCAGCCGGCCGTGCTGCAGGCGATCCGTCAGGGCGACGCGCGCATGCTGGCCGCGGCATCCGACAACGATCTCACCCCCGCCGTGCTGCGGCTTCGTCCGACGCTCGACGACCTGATCGATCTGGGCCTGAGAGAAGACGCGATGACCGCGCTCGTGTCGGGGTCGGGGCCGACGGTCGCGTTCCTCGTCGAGGGGGAGCAGGCCGCGCTCGAGCTTCAAGTGGCGCTGAGTGCCGCCGGTCACGAGGCCCTGCATGTGCATGGGCCCGTTCCGGGTGCGCGCGTACTGCCGGAGTGA
- the der gene encoding ribosome biogenesis GTPase Der, translated as MGADNEYEPGQDHLAERLADIDETLADQRAEALRASLADYELEDEDAALLAGVTLGEDGIEYLPALPVVAIVGRPNVGKSALVNRILGRREAVVEDTPGVTRDRVMYKAEWLDRRFTIVDTGGWEPDAKGIDRSVAAQAEVAIDLSDVVLFVVDAKVGATSTDEHVVRLLRKAGRPVFLVANKIDDARQEPEAAALWNLGLGEPYPVSAIHGRGVADLLDIVVKALPDVSAVAKGEIGGPRRVAILGRPNVGKSSLLNKAAGEERVVVNELAGTTRDPVDEIVELGGKMWRFVDTAGIRRRVHLQQGADFYASLRTSAALEKAEVAVVVLDVSQPISEQDIRIIDMVLESGRALVLAYNKWDRLFDTDMENQDRRRYLEREIEQDLAHVAWAPRVNISARTGRHLDKLVPALETALDSWDTRIPTGKFNAFLAELVAEHPHPLRGGKQPRILFGTQAGTRPPTFVLFTTGFLDPGYRRFIQRRLRELYGFEGSPIVVNMRVRERRQR; from the coding sequence GAACGGCTCGCCGACATCGACGAGACGCTCGCCGATCAGCGTGCCGAGGCGCTGCGCGCGTCGCTGGCCGACTATGAGCTGGAGGACGAGGATGCCGCGCTGCTGGCCGGCGTCACGCTCGGCGAGGACGGCATCGAGTATCTGCCGGCGCTGCCGGTGGTCGCGATCGTCGGCCGGCCGAACGTCGGCAAATCGGCGCTGGTCAACCGCATCCTCGGACGCCGCGAGGCCGTCGTCGAAGACACCCCGGGTGTCACGCGCGACCGCGTGATGTACAAGGCCGAGTGGCTGGACCGCCGTTTCACGATCGTCGACACCGGCGGGTGGGAGCCCGATGCGAAGGGCATCGACCGCTCGGTCGCAGCCCAGGCCGAGGTCGCCATCGACCTGTCGGATGTCGTGCTGTTCGTCGTCGATGCCAAGGTGGGGGCGACCTCCACCGACGAGCACGTCGTGCGCCTGCTGCGCAAGGCGGGCAGGCCGGTGTTCCTCGTCGCGAACAAGATCGACGACGCGCGGCAGGAGCCGGAGGCGGCTGCGCTGTGGAACCTCGGGCTGGGGGAGCCGTACCCCGTCTCCGCCATCCACGGACGCGGTGTCGCGGACCTCCTCGACATCGTCGTGAAGGCGCTGCCCGACGTGTCGGCGGTGGCCAAGGGCGAGATCGGCGGACCGCGTCGCGTCGCGATCCTCGGCCGGCCGAACGTCGGCAAGTCGTCGCTGCTGAACAAGGCAGCCGGCGAGGAGCGCGTGGTCGTCAACGAGCTCGCCGGCACCACGCGTGACCCCGTCGATGAGATCGTCGAGCTCGGCGGCAAGATGTGGCGCTTCGTCGACACCGCCGGCATCCGTCGTCGCGTGCACCTGCAGCAGGGCGCGGACTTCTATGCGTCGCTGCGCACGTCGGCGGCGCTCGAGAAGGCCGAGGTCGCCGTGGTCGTGCTCGACGTATCGCAGCCGATCAGCGAGCAGGACATCCGCATCATCGACATGGTGCTCGAGTCGGGCCGCGCGCTCGTGCTGGCCTACAACAAGTGGGACCGGCTCTTCGACACCGACATGGAGAACCAGGACCGCCGCCGGTACTTGGAGCGCGAGATCGAGCAGGACCTCGCACATGTGGCGTGGGCGCCGCGGGTGAACATCTCCGCGCGCACCGGCCGCCACCTCGACAAGCTCGTGCCCGCCCTGGAGACCGCTCTGGACTCGTGGGACACCCGCATTCCCACGGGCAAGTTCAACGCCTTCCTGGCAGAGCTCGTGGCCGAGCACCCGCACCCGCTGCGGGGAGGCAAGCAGCCGCGCATCCTGTTCGGCACCCAGGCCGGCACCCGCCCACCGACATTCGTGCTGTTCACGACCGGGTTCCTCGACCCGGGATACCGGCGCTTCATCCAGCGCCGGCTGCGCGAGCTGTACGGCTTCGAGGGCTCGCCCATCGTCGTCAACATGCGCGTGCGCGAGCGCCGCCAGCGCTGA
- a CDS encoding NUDIX hydrolase, translating to MRIEYPRPGEPRRPSGPRDPGDAWVITESGERYWGRFGAAGLLAYDAARGVLLQHRVSWSHHGDTWGLPGGARHEGESARAGALREAQEEAGVPDGAVRARLMSVLDLDVWTYATVVADVVRPFEPVISDPESVALEWVPVIEVGDRPLHPGFADAWPRLRALLEVRPALVVDAANVVGSVPDGWWRDRAGAADRLIDDVGRLVAEGVDAAALGLGEGTWFPETSVVVVGQAKSVADRDGSRVRTVRAAASGDDTMVDEATRLVDAGRRVSVVTSDRELADRCTAVGASVHGARWLRDLL from the coding sequence GTGAGGATCGAGTACCCGCGCCCCGGTGAGCCGCGACGTCCGTCGGGCCCACGCGATCCGGGCGACGCGTGGGTGATCACCGAATCCGGGGAGCGGTACTGGGGACGTTTCGGTGCCGCGGGACTGCTCGCGTACGACGCCGCGCGTGGAGTGCTGCTGCAGCATCGTGTGTCGTGGAGCCACCACGGCGACACCTGGGGTCTTCCCGGCGGCGCACGCCACGAGGGCGAGAGCGCCCGCGCCGGCGCGCTGCGCGAGGCGCAGGAAGAAGCGGGCGTTCCCGACGGCGCGGTGCGCGCACGGCTGATGAGCGTGCTCGACCTCGACGTGTGGACCTACGCGACGGTCGTGGCCGATGTCGTCCGGCCCTTCGAGCCGGTGATCAGTGATCCGGAGAGCGTCGCGCTGGAGTGGGTGCCGGTCATTGAGGTCGGCGACCGTCCCCTGCACCCCGGCTTCGCCGACGCGTGGCCGCGCCTGCGCGCGCTGCTCGAGGTGCGTCCCGCGCTCGTCGTGGACGCTGCCAACGTCGTGGGCTCGGTGCCCGACGGGTGGTGGCGCGACCGTGCCGGCGCCGCGGATCGGCTGATCGACGATGTCGGCCGGCTCGTCGCGGAGGGGGTGGATGCCGCGGCCCTCGGCCTTGGCGAGGGTACCTGGTTTCCCGAGACGAGCGTCGTGGTCGTAGGACAGGCGAAGTCCGTGGCCGACCGCGACGGCTCACGCGTGCGGACAGTGCGGGCCGCAGCATCCGGCGATGACACGATGGTCGACGAGGCCACACGCCTGGTCGATGCGGGACGCAGGGTGAGCGTGGTCACGAGCGACCGCGAGCTCGCCGATCGCTGCACGGCCGTCGGCGCCTCGGTGCATGGCGCGCGGTGGCTGCGCGACCTGCTCTGA
- a CDS encoding sugar porter family MFS transporter, giving the protein MSDSDSIPTGSFSLRGPYGRRAIGLSIAAAVGGFLFGFDSSVINGAVDSIQHDFTLNPVITGFVVAIALLGCAVGAVVAGNLADRWGRLRVMLLGGIMFFASSIGAGLCVTVWDLGFWRVIGGLGIGIASVVAPAYISEIAPRQIRGGLASLQQLAITLGIFVALLSDAVLATSAGGADSVLWLGMPAWRWMFIVGAIPAAVYGILSFTVPESPRFLIAKGRSDEAREIFSRLVPKADLDKTMNELTHAIEADRKNAGVSLRGPALGLQPIVWIGIILSVFQQFVGINVIFYYSTTLWHSVGFTNAPLISVITSVTNVLVTIIAIVLVDRVGRKPILLTGSALMTVALAAMALSFTFATTNAHGDVSLGAPWGPVALIAANVFVVGFGASWGPLVWVLLGEIFPSRIRGKALGVAAGAQWLANFVVTVTFPAMSSWSLPFTYGMYALFALLSFGFVLWRIPETKGMELEQTETLFVRKAKSAT; this is encoded by the coding sequence ATGAGCGACTCCGATTCCATCCCCACCGGCTCGTTCTCCCTGCGCGGCCCTTACGGGCGCCGGGCGATCGGCCTGTCGATCGCCGCTGCGGTGGGCGGCTTCCTGTTCGGCTTCGACTCGTCGGTCATCAACGGCGCCGTCGACTCGATCCAGCACGACTTCACGCTGAACCCGGTGATCACCGGGTTCGTCGTCGCCATCGCGCTGCTCGGCTGCGCGGTCGGAGCAGTGGTCGCGGGCAACCTCGCCGACCGCTGGGGGCGCCTGAGAGTCATGCTGCTGGGCGGCATCATGTTCTTCGCCAGTTCGATCGGCGCAGGCTTGTGCGTGACCGTCTGGGATCTCGGCTTCTGGCGCGTCATCGGCGGCCTCGGCATCGGCATCGCCTCTGTGGTCGCGCCCGCCTACATCTCCGAGATAGCGCCGCGGCAGATCCGCGGCGGTCTCGCTTCCCTGCAGCAGCTGGCCATTACTCTCGGCATCTTCGTCGCCCTGTTGTCGGACGCCGTGCTGGCCACGTCGGCCGGGGGCGCAGACAGCGTGCTGTGGCTCGGGATGCCGGCATGGCGGTGGATGTTCATCGTCGGCGCCATCCCCGCCGCCGTGTACGGCATCCTCTCCTTCACCGTCCCCGAGTCCCCCCGGTTCCTCATCGCGAAGGGCCGTTCCGACGAGGCGCGCGAGATCTTCTCCCGGCTCGTGCCGAAGGCGGACCTCGACAAGACCATGAACGAACTCACCCACGCGATCGAGGCCGACCGCAAGAACGCCGGCGTCTCGCTGCGCGGCCCCGCGCTCGGACTGCAGCCGATCGTGTGGATCGGCATCATCCTCTCGGTGTTCCAGCAGTTCGTCGGCATCAACGTGATCTTCTACTATTCGACGACGCTGTGGCACTCGGTCGGGTTCACGAATGCACCCCTGATCAGCGTCATCACCTCGGTCACGAACGTACTCGTCACGATCATCGCCATCGTGCTCGTCGACCGCGTCGGACGCAAACCGATCCTGTTGACCGGATCGGCGCTCATGACCGTCGCCCTCGCGGCGATGGCGCTCTCGTTCACGTTCGCGACGACGAACGCGCACGGTGACGTGTCGCTCGGGGCGCCCTGGGGACCGGTCGCACTCATCGCCGCGAACGTGTTCGTCGTCGGCTTCGGCGCGTCGTGGGGCCCGCTGGTGTGGGTGCTGCTGGGCGAGATCTTCCCCAGCCGCATCCGTGGCAAGGCGCTGGGCGTGGCGGCCGGCGCGCAGTGGCTCGCGAACTTCGTCGTGACCGTGACGTTCCCGGCGATGTCGTCGTGGTCGCTGCCGTTCACCTACGGCATGTACGCGCTGTTCGCCCTGCTGTCGTTCGGGTTCGTCCTCTGGCGCATCCCCGAGACCAAGGGCATGGAACTCGAGCAGACCGAGACCCTGTTCGTGCGCAAGGCGAAGTCCGCGACGTAG